The Bacteroidota bacterium genomic sequence TGAATACGTTTTTATCATAATTCAATGGTCTTGGGTGAAATTAAGAAAGAAAAGAGGGCAAGTCAATTAAATATTCTTAATTAATTTGTTTAGCAATTATTTGATTACAGCTAAAGTTATCATATTCATATATCGCAGATTTTAATATAACTATATGTATTACAATTAATTAAATAGAATAATTGTATTAGTTTTCAAAATAATAAATCAAAATTGTTTAGAAGAGCAAAGTAAAAGAATTAAATTTGAATAACACCAATTTTAATAATGGCCCGAAAGATCTCCACCGCACTCCATGAGTTAATTCATTCCATGACGAAGGACGAAAAACGTTCATTCAAATCCTATGTTTTAAAAAGTGTTCCAAAAGAAAAAAAAGAAGATCACATATACCTCCGGTTATTTGACATAATAAACAAACAGGAGTTCTATAACGAATCGGAATTGCTTGAAATAATTGATGATATTAAACCGCAGCAATTACCCGGGTTTAAAAATTATCTCTACAACAATATCCTGAAAAGTCTTGAACAAAGTTGCTCAGAATCTTCTGTGGAAATTATAATCCGAAGAGAGATCAACCAGGTTCAAATTCTATATAATAAAGGATTATACGTTCAATGTGAAAAAATATTAAATAAAGCATTGAAAGCAGGCATTAAATATGAGAAGGAAATACTCCTCGCCGAGATCTATTCATGGAAAAAAAAATTGATACTTCACAGATTCTCACCCGATGAAGAAAATCAGATCATAAATAAGGAACGAGATATTTATTCTAAACTTGACAGGGAAAAGGAATATTACTGGCTTTGGTTAAAATCCGCTTTGCATTTAAATAAACAAAGAGTTTCAAGGTCTAAAACAGAGGATCATAATTGGATGGAAAAACTGGGGAATTCTCCTTATTTCGCAAATGAAAATTTAGCGATCTCTTTTTTCTCAAAACATTTATACTATTATTTAAAAGCTACCGATTCCTATATAAAGAGTGATTTTAAGAGTGTTTTAATCTACTCCCTTAAACTGGTAGATCATTTCAAGCGTAACCCTCATCAAATAGCCGAAGACCCGGATGCCTATATCATTGCACTCAACAATTACATAGTGGGACTGGTTATGTTAAAAAAATTTAAGGAAGCGGCGACACAATTAGCCGGGTTTAAAAATATCTCAGCCGGATACAAGCTTAGCCCGATCTCAAAAGCAAAGGTCTTTGGCTTCTATTATTCACATCTAATCAATATTGATTCAGGTATATTAAATTTCTCAGGAGCCGAAAGACATATCACCAATTTTGACACTGATTTACAGCAGCATTATAAATATATCCGGAGAAGTAATTTAATTGTTATTTATTTTAATATCGTCACTTTATTTTTCACTCATAAAGCTTACAAAAAATGCCTGGTCTGGACCAATCGTATATTTAATGAGTTTACGGTTGATATACGGGAAGATCTCCAGGCCATAACACGAATCATTTCGATCATCAGTAATTACGAACTTGAAAACAATGATCTGGCCTTGTCACAGATCAACGCAACACGCCATCATTTAAAAAAACGAAAACGTTTGCACCAAATCGAGCATATACTCTTGAAATTTCTCGAAAAAAAATTCCCGAAGATCTATGATCTGAATGACCAGGTATCTGAATTTCAAACACTGAAAGCGCAGCTTACAGAATTACTGAAAGATGATTTTGAGAAAGAAGCTTTAAGCTATTTTGACTTTATTGCCTGGACAGAAAGTAAGATTAAGAACCAGCCTCTGGCAGATGTTCTGCAGGAAAAAGACAAACAAATCAGATTTTGATCAGGCCTTCGCTTTAGCAGTAGCCTCGCGCTTAAACTCGGAGGTGAAATGGAACTGCACATCCGGGTGATTTTCCCTTGCCATACCTAATATCCATTCCGATTGTGCAAGAAAAACAAAATTATTGTCTTTGTCTGTTACAATATAATTCGATTTTAATCGTAAAAACTCTTCCAGCGCGGCTTTGTTATCGGATGTAACCCAGCAGGCTTTGTAATAGTTCAATGGTCTGAACTCACAAGAGGCATTATATTCATTCTTCAACCGGTATTGTATCACTTCAAACTGCAGCTCACCAACTGTTCCTATTATTTTACGGTTACCGGGCTGCTGTGTGAATAGCTGAGCAACCCCTTCATCCGTTAACTGACTTAATCCCTTTTCCAGCTGTTTTGATTTCATCGGATCTTTGTTCTCCACCTCCTTAAATAGTTCGGGCGAAAAACTCGGCACTCCCTGGTACAGAAAATTTTCACCTTCGGTCAACGTATCGCCTATCTTGAAACTGCCTGTATCATACAAACCTACAACATCTCCGGCATACGCTTCTTCAATCAGGTTCTTATCCTGTGCCATAAAAGTAACCGGACTGCTGAACTTCAGGTCTTTATTTAAACGTACATGATGAAAAAATTTATTCCTTTCAAATCTTCCGGAACAAACCCTTAAAAAAGCTATCCTGTCGCGGTGGCGTGGATCAAGGTTGGCATGTATCTTAAACACAAAACCACTGAACGCGTCTTCATCCGGGTTCACAAAACGTGTATCAGCCTGCCGTCCCGCAGGAGTTGGTGAAATACGTATAAAAGTGTCCAACAATTCCTGCACGCCAAAATTATTAAGCGCGCTGCCGAAAAAAACAGGCGCAAGGCTTCCTTTCAGGTAAGGTTCGTTATCAAACGGCTCATAAACACCTTCTATCAGGTCAACATCTTCACGCAGTTTATTGGCCGGCTCCTCTCCTACCTGTTCATCGAGTGTTCTATCATCCAGGTCTTTTATACCGACTATATTTCTATCAATTGTGGTTTTACTCGCGTTGAACAGGTTTAAATTTTTCTCATATAAATTATAAACACCTTTAAACCTTGCACCAATACCAATTGGCCAACTTAAAGGTCGAACCTTAATATTTAATTTCTCTTCCAGTTCATCCAGCAGATCAAACGGATCACGGCCCTCCCGGTCCATTTTATTTATAAACACGATCACAGGTGTATTACGCATCCGGCACACGTTCATCAGTTTCTCGGTTTGTTCCTCCACACCTTTCACACAGTCTATCACGAGTATTACACTGTCAACCGCCGTAAGGGTGCGGTAAGTATCTTCAGCGAAATCTTTGTGACCAGGAGTATCCAATAAATTAACCTGCACACCGCTGTAATTAAATACCATTACCGACGTGGCTACTGAAATGCCCCTCTGCTTCTCGATCTCCATGAAATCCGAGGTAGCAGTCTTTTTTATTTTATTTGATTTAACGGCACCTGCGGTCTGAATAGCACCACCAAACAAGAGCAGCTTTTCGGTAAGTGTGGTTTTACCTGCATCGGGGTGACTGATGATCGCAAACGTTCGCCTCTTCTTAAGTTCCTCAGCTATTTTCATACTACTTGTTAATTGCTGACAAAAGTATCAAAAGTTTCAGCTGTTCCGTTTAAATTTTATCTTTATATAGTTGTTTTAATCCCTGGAAAAACTAATTTATAACATAAAGTATATGC encodes the following:
- a CDS encoding peptide chain release factor 3: MKIAEELKKRRTFAIISHPDAGKTTLTEKLLLFGGAIQTAGAVKSNKIKKTATSDFMEIEKQRGISVATSVMVFNYSGVQVNLLDTPGHKDFAEDTYRTLTAVDSVILVIDCVKGVEEQTEKLMNVCRMRNTPVIVFINKMDREGRDPFDLLDELEEKLNIKVRPLSWPIGIGARFKGVYNLYEKNLNLFNASKTTIDRNIVGIKDLDDRTLDEQVGEEPANKLREDVDLIEGVYEPFDNEPYLKGSLAPVFFGSALNNFGVQELLDTFIRISPTPAGRQADTRFVNPDEDAFSGFVFKIHANLDPRHRDRIAFLRVCSGRFERNKFFHHVRLNKDLKFSSPVTFMAQDKNLIEEAYAGDVVGLYDTGSFKIGDTLTEGENFLYQGVPSFSPELFKEVENKDPMKSKQLEKGLSQLTDEGVAQLFTQQPGNRKIIGTVGELQFEVIQYRLKNEYNASCEFRPLNYYKACWVTSDNKAALEEFLRLKSNYIVTDKDNNFVFLAQSEWILGMARENHPDVQFHFTSEFKREATAKAKA